The Metabacillus sediminilitoris genome window below encodes:
- a CDS encoding MFS transporter has product MGQGANVKVTDSITPNTQVRKFGMRDKLGYMFGDFGNDFFFILVANFLMVYYTDIYGVSAAFVGVLFLVARLWDAVADVTWGRFIDTRKPTKNGKFKPWIFRMSFPLVISGVLMFVHIPGMSNGFYEAYAFVTYILWGTLYSTVNIPYGSMASVITNDPVERTTLSTFRTMGAMLASLIISAGGPLIIFKDNKADADGFLMAAIIFGILSIACYMACYKLSTERIVMPERPKTEQKGGTSRTMKGLLKNRPLMTILIASLLFMMCTMLVGAVNVYLFKDYFSNTAALSIVGIIQTVTVFIAIPLIKPLVTKFGKKEVAAVGMLLAGIMYILLFILPGLSTNLFIGLVAVGMFGFAFFNTVVWAFVTDVIDYHEYLTDLREDGTVYSIYSFARKVGQAIAGGIGGFAIAAVGYDATQEVQSQRTLDGIYTLATLVPGIVYIVIFLILVFLYPLTKQRLNQLTTDLAEKRQNKN; this is encoded by the coding sequence ATGGGGCAAGGTGCAAATGTAAAAGTAACAGATTCAATCACACCAAATACACAAGTTAGAAAATTTGGTATGCGAGATAAGCTTGGTTATATGTTTGGTGATTTTGGAAACGATTTCTTCTTTATTTTAGTTGCGAACTTTTTAATGGTTTATTATACAGATATATATGGAGTAAGTGCAGCATTCGTAGGGGTTCTCTTTTTAGTAGCGCGTTTATGGGATGCTGTAGCAGATGTAACATGGGGACGTTTTATTGATACAAGAAAACCAACTAAAAACGGGAAATTTAAACCTTGGATTTTCAGAATGTCATTTCCGCTAGTCATTTCAGGTGTATTAATGTTTGTTCATATCCCAGGAATGTCAAATGGTTTTTATGAAGCATATGCTTTTGTCACATATATTTTATGGGGAACTTTATATAGTACAGTAAATATTCCTTACGGCTCAATGGCTTCGGTTATTACGAATGATCCTGTTGAACGTACAACACTTTCTACATTTAGAACAATGGGTGCGATGTTAGCTAGTTTAATCATTAGTGCAGGTGGGCCACTTATTATCTTTAAAGATAATAAAGCAGATGCTGATGGATTCTTAATGGCTGCTATCATTTTTGGTATTCTTTCGATTGCATGTTATATGGCTTGTTATAAACTTTCAACTGAACGTATTGTTATGCCTGAACGCCCTAAAACTGAGCAAAAAGGTGGAACAAGTAGAACAATGAAAGGTCTTTTGAAAAATAGACCTCTAATGACAATTCTTATTGCATCACTATTATTTATGATGTGTACAATGCTTGTAGGTGCAGTAAACGTCTATTTATTTAAAGATTACTTTAGTAACACAGCAGCACTAAGTATCGTAGGTATTATTCAAACAGTTACAGTATTTATTGCGATTCCATTAATAAAACCACTTGTAACTAAATTTGGTAAAAAGGAAGTAGCTGCAGTAGGTATGTTACTTGCAGGTATTATGTACATCCTATTATTCATCTTACCAGGGTTAAGTACAAATCTATTTATTGGACTTGTTGCTGTTGGAATGTTTGGATTTGCATTCTTTAACACAGTTGTTTGGGCATTCGTGACAGATGTTATCGATTATCACGAATATTTAACAGATTTACGCGAAGATGGAACCGTTTACTCTATCTATTCATTTGCACGTAAAGTTGGCCAAGCAATTGCTGGGGGTATTGGTGGATTTGCAATCGCAGCAGTTGGCTATGATGCAACTCAAGAGGTCCAATCACAAAGGACTCTAGATGGTATTTATACACTAGCAACACTAGTGCCTGGAATTGTCTACATTGTTATTTTCTTAATTTTAGTATTCTTATATCCATTGACAAAACAACGTCTAAACCAACTTACAACAGATCTAGCTGAAAAAAGGCAAAATAAAAATTAA
- a CDS encoding MarR family winged helix-turn-helix transcriptional regulator — MLTIFRGVFLIKTFQTFFHQFLRLYRPFESKLNHLLSEHQIQRAQWTVLYYLANFGSATLVELSDYQSVEKPTVTRIINRLEELGYIEQVPSKDKREKRMQLTEHGQKVYKDVRVTIDTFEQDILKGISEEEQLEAIRIMREIRNNIKNEGI, encoded by the coding sequence ATGCTAACTATTTTCCGAGGAGTGTTTCTCATTAAAACGTTTCAGACATTTTTTCATCAATTTTTACGATTGTATCGTCCGTTTGAAAGTAAACTCAATCATCTTCTTAGTGAGCATCAGATCCAAAGAGCACAATGGACAGTTTTGTATTACTTAGCCAATTTTGGTTCGGCAACACTTGTAGAGCTTTCTGATTATCAAAGTGTAGAGAAACCTACAGTTACTCGAATAATTAACCGTTTAGAAGAACTAGGGTATATTGAACAAGTCCCTAGCAAAGACAAACGTGAAAAAAGAATGCAGCTTACTGAACATGGACAAAAGGTTTATAAGGATGTCCGTGTAACGATAGACACATTTGAACAGGACATTTTAAAAGGAATATCAGAAGAAGAACAGCTTGAAGCAATCCGGATTATGAGAGAAATCCGCAACAATATAAAGAATGAGGGGATCTAA
- a CDS encoding MFS transporter, with product MQQTQPKLWTKDFIIVSSVNFFLTLIFYLLMVTIAVYAVDEYTATTSQAGLVTGIFIIGTLIGRLFIGRMIDTIGRKRMLIIGLIFFTLTTLLYFADLGITFLLFTRFLHGISLGIASTASGTIVAQIIPAQRKGEGIGYFSMSTTLATAFGPFIGLFMSQHTNFQIIFLFCLILGVLNLITGFLVKVPPLEPSTTSTKSEEKTMKLSSFVEPKALPIALITLVISFYYSSVLSFINFYAMEVNLVEAASLFFIVYSIAVLISRPFTGRLIDLKGANYVMYPGFFLLGAGLLLLSSATNSLTLLSAGALIGLGFGNMQSCSQAIAVKLTPPHRMGLATSTFFIFLDAGLGFGPYILGFIIPLTGYSTLYVILGILSIATVILYFFLYGRKEREAKANMKTSSI from the coding sequence GTGCAGCAAACACAACCAAAATTATGGACGAAAGATTTTATCATCGTTTCCTCCGTCAATTTTTTCTTAACGTTAATCTTTTATTTATTAATGGTCACGATCGCTGTTTATGCAGTTGATGAATATACAGCAACAACAAGTCAAGCAGGGCTTGTAACAGGAATCTTTATTATTGGAACGTTAATTGGGCGCTTATTTATCGGCCGGATGATTGATACAATTGGGCGCAAAAGGATGCTTATCATTGGATTAATCTTTTTTACTTTAACGACGCTTTTATATTTTGCCGATTTGGGTATTACCTTTCTGTTATTTACTCGTTTCTTACATGGTATTTCACTAGGTATAGCGAGTACAGCATCGGGAACGATTGTGGCACAGATTATTCCAGCTCAACGTAAAGGTGAAGGGATTGGTTACTTCAGTATGAGTACTACACTTGCCACTGCTTTTGGGCCATTCATTGGTCTATTTATGAGCCAGCATACAAACTTTCAAATCATTTTCCTCTTTTGCCTTATTTTAGGTGTACTAAATTTAATAACTGGTTTCTTAGTAAAAGTCCCACCATTGGAACCAAGTACAACATCAACAAAATCTGAAGAAAAAACAATGAAGCTTTCCAGCTTTGTAGAACCAAAAGCATTGCCTATTGCTCTTATCACATTAGTCATTTCTTTCTATTATTCCAGCGTTCTTTCATTTATCAATTTTTATGCGATGGAAGTCAACCTAGTGGAAGCAGCAAGTCTTTTCTTCATTGTATATTCAATAGCTGTTTTGATATCACGTCCATTTACAGGACGATTAATCGACCTAAAAGGTGCAAACTATGTGATGTACCCGGGGTTTTTCCTTTTAGGGGCTGGTTTGCTGCTGCTAAGTTCAGCGACAAACAGCCTTACATTACTTAGTGCAGGCGCTCTGATTGGTCTTGGCTTCGGTAATATGCAATCATGCTCACAGGCAATTGCTGTGAAATTGACTCCTCCGCATCGCATGGGATTAGCAACATCCACCTTTTTTATCTTTCTTGATGCAGGGCTTGGATTTGGCCCTTATATCCTTGGATTTATCATTCCATTAACTGGCTATAGCACACTATATGTCATATTAGGGATCCTTAGCATTGCAACTGTTATTCTTTACTTCTTCCTATATGGAAGAAAAGAACGCGAAGCAAAAGCTAATATGAAGACTAGTTCTATTTGA
- the phnX gene encoding phosphonoacetaldehyde hydrolase — protein MNKIEGVIFDWAGTTVDFGCFAPVNVFIDIFKKAGIDVTMEEARAPMGLLKIDHIRAMLSMPRVSALWEEKFGRSFNEQDVENLYAEFEPALLASLTEYTDPIPEVIETVETLRKQGLKIGSTTGYTNTMMDVVVPNALKKGYSPDYYITADDTNSFGRPYPYMIYRNMEALSLSASCKVVKVGDTPSDIKEGVNAGVWAVGVIIGSSEMGLSLDEFHALSESDQEKAILQTENSFRQNGADFTIRSMSELPKLIEKINQHISVGKRPNAR, from the coding sequence ATGAATAAAATTGAAGGTGTGATATTTGATTGGGCGGGAACAACAGTTGATTTTGGATGCTTTGCACCGGTAAATGTATTTATTGATATTTTTAAAAAAGCAGGGATTGACGTGACAATGGAAGAAGCAAGAGCTCCAATGGGATTGCTGAAAATTGATCATATTCGTGCAATGCTTTCCATGCCAAGGGTATCAGCATTATGGGAAGAAAAATTCGGAAGATCGTTTAATGAGCAAGATGTGGAGAATTTGTATGCAGAATTTGAACCTGCCCTTTTGGCATCATTAACAGAGTATACAGATCCAATTCCAGAGGTTATAGAGACTGTCGAAACCTTGAGGAAACAAGGGCTAAAGATTGGTTCGACAACTGGATACACAAATACGATGATGGATGTCGTCGTTCCTAATGCGTTGAAAAAAGGCTACAGCCCAGATTATTATATTACAGCTGATGATACAAATTCTTTCGGAAGACCTTATCCATACATGATTTACCGAAATATGGAAGCTCTAAGCTTATCAGCCTCATGTAAGGTAGTGAAAGTAGGGGATACTCCTTCAGATATAAAAGAGGGGGTAAACGCAGGAGTTTGGGCTGTTGGTGTCATCATTGGGAGCTCTGAAATGGGATTAAGTTTAGATGAATTTCATGCCCTATCAGAATCTGATCAAGAAAAAGCAATCTTACAAACAGAGAATTCATTTAGACAAAATGGGGCAGACTTTACGATCCGATCAATGAGTGAACTGCCAAAGCTCATAGAGAAAATCAATCAGCATATTTCAGTTGGTAAAAGGCCTAATGCTAGATAA
- the phnW gene encoding 2-aminoethylphosphonate--pyruvate transaminase, producing the protein MYNYKLLTPGPLTTTSTVKEEMLFDRCTWDQDYKNITQKIRSQLLELAGTSEEEYTVVLMQGSGTFAVESVMTTAISTNDKALIITNGAYGERVVKMAQYIGLNFREYSVAYNEYPNDAELSSILKEDQEITHIVMVHCETTTGILNPIDMIAKLSKEYGKTLIIDAMSSFGGIEIDIPGLEIDYLISSANKCIQGVPGFGFVIAKLDKLKACEGNARSLSLDLFDQWKEMDKEGKWRYTSPTHVVAAFSKAIDELVDEGGISARFARYQSNNRLLRERLGKLGIHPYISAEKQSPIITTFLFPNNHFSFDDFYTFVKERGYVIYPGKLTDVDTFRIGNIGEIYEQDIQQLCAIIEEYIGVVTK; encoded by the coding sequence ATGTATAACTATAAACTATTAACGCCAGGTCCATTAACAACAACAAGTACAGTGAAAGAGGAAATGCTATTTGACCGTTGTACATGGGATCAGGACTATAAAAATATCACTCAAAAAATTAGGTCTCAGCTTCTTGAATTAGCCGGTACATCGGAAGAAGAGTATACGGTTGTGCTTATGCAAGGAAGCGGGACGTTCGCTGTTGAATCTGTCATGACAACTGCTATTTCAACAAATGATAAAGCTCTTATAATCACAAATGGTGCTTATGGTGAGCGTGTAGTCAAAATGGCTCAATATATCGGGTTAAATTTTAGAGAATATAGCGTCGCTTATAATGAATATCCAAATGATGCTGAATTAAGCAGTATCCTAAAAGAAGATCAAGAAATTACTCATATTGTTATGGTTCACTGTGAAACAACAACAGGCATTTTAAATCCAATCGACATGATAGCAAAGCTTTCAAAGGAATATGGAAAAACATTAATCATAGATGCAATGAGCAGTTTTGGCGGTATAGAAATTGATATCCCGGGACTGGAAATTGACTATTTAATAAGCAGTGCAAATAAATGCATTCAAGGTGTACCTGGGTTTGGGTTTGTCATTGCTAAACTAGATAAGCTAAAAGCATGTGAAGGAAATGCGCGTAGCTTATCACTAGATTTATTTGATCAATGGAAGGAAATGGACAAGGAAGGAAAATGGCGCTATACCTCACCAACACATGTAGTGGCTGCCTTTTCCAAGGCAATTGATGAATTAGTTGATGAAGGCGGGATATCAGCAAGGTTTGCTCGCTATCAAAGCAATAATCGTCTTTTAAGAGAAAGACTTGGGAAATTAGGGATACATCCGTATATTTCTGCAGAAAAACAATCGCCAATTATAACAACATTTCTTTTTCCAAATAATCATTTTAGCTTTGATGACTTTTATACATTCGTCAAAGAGCGGGGTTATGTCATTTATCCAGGTAAACTGACGGATGTTGATACTTTCCGAATCGGAAATATTGGTGAAATCTATGAACAAGATATACAACAATTATGTGCGATTATTGAAGAATATATAGGAGTGGTGACAAAATGA
- a CDS encoding extracellular solute-binding protein yields MKNMKRMLLTLFAIGLTVVALVACNTQKVDEAKKVVIGTNGDEEAITAMETALKNAGYEGKYVLQSLGTSELGGKLMAEGEQIEADLVTMSSYFIDSAQQKHAMFKDLTFETNAFEQYPSYYTPILAITGSIFVNTEVIKEKGLAMPTSLKDLTKPEYKDLVSIPNILDSSTGWLMIQAIISQYGEEEGKTVLHDLIANSGPHLESSGSGPIKKVQAGEVAAGFGLRHQAVAAKESGQPIDFIDPVEGNFSLTESIAVVDKDDEATTKLAMEMAEVIINNARKDLLTYYPVALYNGETVSSINKPAHFMKFDQPLTVELLEKHQQFFNSAK; encoded by the coding sequence ATGAAAAACATGAAGAGAATGTTGCTGACTCTGTTTGCAATAGGATTAACAGTAGTTGCATTGGTAGCGTGTAATACTCAAAAAGTAGATGAAGCAAAAAAGGTTGTAATTGGAACAAATGGTGATGAGGAAGCAATTACAGCAATGGAAACAGCCTTAAAAAATGCCGGATATGAAGGAAAGTATGTTCTTCAATCTTTAGGTACTTCTGAATTAGGCGGAAAGCTTATGGCTGAAGGAGAACAAATTGAGGCTGATTTAGTTACAATGAGTTCTTATTTTATCGATAGTGCTCAACAAAAACATGCTATGTTTAAAGACTTAACTTTTGAAACAAATGCATTTGAACAATATCCATCATACTATACACCAATTTTAGCAATTACAGGGTCTATCTTTGTCAACACAGAAGTAATCAAAGAAAAGGGTTTAGCCATGCCAACATCGCTAAAGGATTTAACAAAACCGGAATACAAAGACCTCGTGTCGATCCCAAATATACTAGATTCTTCGACAGGCTGGTTAATGATTCAAGCAATAATTAGTCAATATGGAGAAGAAGAAGGGAAAACGGTTCTTCATGATTTAATTGCAAATAGCGGCCCGCATTTAGAAAGTTCAGGTTCGGGTCCTATAAAGAAAGTACAAGCTGGGGAAGTAGCTGCAGGCTTTGGTCTCCGACATCAAGCTGTAGCAGCAAAAGAGTCAGGTCAACCAATTGATTTTATCGATCCTGTTGAAGGGAATTTTTCACTCACTGAGTCAATTGCCGTTGTAGATAAAGATGATGAAGCAACGACGAAGCTAGCAATGGAAATGGCAGAGGTCATCATAAACAATGCTAGAAAAGACTTATTAACATACTATCCGGTTGCTCTCTATAATGGTGAAACAGTTTCTTCTATTAACAAACCCGCACATTTCATGAAATTTGATCAGCCATTAACAGTGGAACTATTAGAAAAACATCAACAATTTTTCAACTCAGCAAAATAA
- a CDS encoding ABC transporter ATP-binding protein, with product MLKLQNISKQFDSKVVLNDISLEINTGEIVSLLGQSGSGKTTLLNIILGLTTMNTGKIIFNDIDMSQVEMKNRGFNIVFQDYALFPNLNAYQNIVYGLKNKKGLVTEEELNEYIEFLELKPHLTKKIGELSGGQKQRVALARTLVMKPKILLLDEPLSALDGVIKESIKERIKLIAREYKLTTIIVTHDPEEALTLSDKILIINQGEISQFGTPQEIINKPSNDFVKEFILKQLHIKKQNIYNLFGEEND from the coding sequence TTGCTGAAATTACAGAATATAAGCAAACAATTCGATAGCAAAGTTGTTTTAAATGATATCAGTTTAGAAATTAACACGGGAGAAATCGTTTCACTCCTTGGTCAAAGTGGGAGTGGAAAAACAACCCTATTAAATATAATCTTGGGATTAACAACGATGAATACTGGAAAAATCATTTTTAATGATATCGATATGAGTCAAGTAGAAATGAAGAATAGAGGATTTAATATTGTTTTTCAGGATTATGCGCTTTTTCCAAATTTAAATGCCTACCAAAATATTGTTTATGGTTTAAAAAATAAGAAGGGTTTAGTTACAGAGGAAGAGCTTAATGAGTATATTGAATTTTTGGAGTTAAAACCTCATTTAACAAAGAAAATAGGAGAATTATCCGGCGGCCAGAAACAAAGGGTTGCACTTGCAAGAACATTGGTCATGAAACCGAAAATATTATTATTGGACGAGCCCTTAAGTGCATTGGACGGCGTTATTAAGGAATCGATTAAAGAGCGGATTAAACTAATTGCCAGAGAATATAAGCTTACAACCATTATTGTCACACATGATCCTGAAGAAGCATTAACGTTGTCAGATAAAATATTAATCATTAATCAAGGAGAAATTTCGCAATTTGGAACACCTCAAGAAATTATTAATAAACCAAGTAATGACTTTGTGAAAGAATTTATTCTTAAACAATTACATATTAAGAAACAAAATATTTATAACTTATTTGGTGAAGAAAATGACTAA
- a CDS encoding DeoR/GlpR family DNA-binding transcription regulator, with protein sequence MFPLERQKKILELLMIKKVIKITELTEELEVSVDTLRRDLNLLTEQGKIEKIYGGVKLVESTFGESSIDERMISHLKEKEMIAQKCSEFINDGDCIYIDSGSTTYQIAKYIKNKKNLTVVTNSIPVVNELLNSDVELVIIGGKVRKNEKSVVTYEYLFNFSELNILKAFICASGITIEKGISDYNLEEAITRKKMIELSKEIFVAADSTKFGKDVTIGIASLDKIDYMITDHNLPTHFVNQFKKTSTNLIISQN encoded by the coding sequence ATGTTTCCACTTGAAAGACAAAAGAAGATCCTTGAGCTGCTAATGATTAAAAAAGTCATTAAGATAACAGAGTTAACAGAGGAACTAGAGGTTTCTGTCGATACGCTTCGCAGAGATTTAAACCTTCTTACAGAACAAGGGAAAATCGAGAAAATCTATGGCGGGGTTAAACTAGTAGAATCAACATTCGGAGAATCCTCTATAGATGAACGCATGATTAGTCACTTAAAGGAAAAAGAAATGATCGCACAAAAATGCAGTGAATTTATCAATGATGGCGATTGTATTTATATTGATAGCGGGTCAACAACCTATCAAATTGCCAAATATATTAAAAATAAAAAGAATTTAACAGTCGTGACAAATTCAATTCCTGTTGTAAACGAACTCCTAAATAGTGATGTGGAACTAGTCATCATTGGCGGGAAAGTAAGAAAAAACGAAAAGTCTGTCGTTACTTACGAATACTTATTTAATTTTAGTGAATTGAATATATTAAAAGCCTTTATTTGCGCAAGTGGTATTACGATTGAAAAGGGAATTTCTGATTATAATTTAGAGGAAGCCATTACAAGAAAAAAAATGATCGAGTTATCAAAAGAAATTTTCGTAGCCGCAGATAGTACTAAATTTGGGAAAGATGTTACAATCGGCATTGCTTCCCTTGATAAGATTGATTACATGATTACAGACCATAACTTACCTACTCATTTTGTTAATCAATTCAAAAAAACTAGTACAAATCTTATTATTTCACAAAATTAA
- a CDS encoding methionine ABC transporter ATP-binding protein, with protein sequence MIKIRNLSKVYKTKNGQVTGVDNVSLTIQKGDIFGIVGYSGAGKSSLLRCINLLERPTSGNVTVNGTDLTSLKSKNLRIARLKIGMIFQHFYLISQKTVFENIEFALKAAKIPSKDMNDRVEALLDMVGLADKRDVFPSQLSGGQKQRVGIARALANNPSVLLCDEATSALDPTTTKSILNLLKKINKELNITIVLITHEMDVVKEICNRMAIMQDGRVIEEGPVYDIFANPQEELTKEFIESVVSYDLPAAIFKKCEGTIIKVTFKGEIAGEGIISDTLQLYNVKGNFLHGSIDYIQEAPLGIFLMELKGTSEEISKAIQFIENRSALVEVLRYGI encoded by the coding sequence ATGATTAAAATTCGCAATCTTTCGAAAGTATATAAAACTAAAAATGGTCAGGTAACTGGTGTGGATAACGTGTCACTGACAATTCAAAAGGGCGATATTTTTGGAATCGTCGGCTATTCCGGTGCAGGAAAAAGCTCCCTGCTTCGCTGTATCAATCTTTTGGAACGGCCTACTTCCGGAAATGTCACCGTAAATGGCACAGATCTCACCTCATTAAAAAGTAAAAATTTACGGATAGCACGGTTAAAAATCGGCATGATTTTCCAACACTTTTATTTAATTAGCCAAAAAACTGTGTTTGAGAACATTGAATTTGCCTTAAAAGCAGCGAAAATACCTTCCAAAGACATGAATGACCGTGTTGAAGCCTTACTTGATATGGTTGGTCTTGCTGATAAACGTGATGTATTTCCTTCACAATTGAGTGGAGGGCAAAAACAGCGCGTCGGCATTGCACGTGCACTTGCCAATAATCCTAGTGTCCTTTTATGTGATGAAGCCACTTCAGCCTTAGACCCGACCACAACAAAATCAATTTTAAATCTATTAAAAAAAATTAACAAAGAATTAAACATTACGATCGTTTTGATAACTCATGAAATGGATGTTGTAAAGGAAATTTGCAATCGCATGGCTATCATGCAAGATGGTAGAGTGATTGAAGAAGGTCCAGTATATGATATCTTCGCAAATCCACAGGAAGAACTCACGAAGGAGTTTATCGAAAGTGTTGTTTCATATGATTTGCCTGCTGCGATTTTTAAAAAGTGCGAAGGAACAATTATTAAAGTAACATTCAAAGGAGAGATTGCTGGAGAAGGCATCATCTCCGATACTCTCCAGCTATATAACGTAAAAGGCAACTTCCTGCACGGTTCAATTGACTATATACAGGAGGCGCCGCTTGGTATTTTTCTTATGGAATTAAAAGGAACAAGTGAAGAAATCAGCAAAGCCATACAATTTATTGAAAATCGTTCAGCCCTAGTGGAGGTGTTACGTTATGGGATTTGA
- a CDS encoding methionine ABC transporter permease gives MGFDMNHLIELIPDINLAFLQTIYMIAISLVISTVIGLPIGVLLYVTDKGLFLQNTWINSIIGFLVNMVRSIPFIILLVALIPLTNFLVKTTIGPTAASVSLSVAAIPFFARIVETALREIDKGVVEAAIAAGATPWMIIKDVLLLEARSGIISAITLTLISLVGFSAMAGVVGGGGIGDLAIRFGYYRYDNTIMIATVVILIILVQLIQLIGDKIAKAVNKK, from the coding sequence ATGGGATTTGATATGAATCATCTTATTGAACTGATTCCAGATATAAATCTAGCATTTCTGCAAACTATTTATATGATTGCAATTTCCTTAGTCATCTCAACTGTTATTGGGTTACCGATTGGTGTCCTTTTATATGTCACAGACAAGGGCCTATTCCTGCAAAATACTTGGATCAATTCCATCATCGGTTTCTTAGTTAATATGGTGCGATCAATTCCGTTTATTATTTTACTTGTTGCATTAATACCATTAACTAATTTCCTCGTCAAAACAACGATTGGACCAACAGCAGCAAGTGTCTCACTTTCTGTCGCAGCCATCCCATTTTTCGCCCGCATTGTCGAAACGGCATTACGAGAAATTGATAAAGGTGTTGTTGAAGCAGCAATCGCAGCAGGTGCTACACCATGGATGATCATTAAAGATGTTCTTTTACTTGAAGCAAGATCTGGAATTATTTCTGCTATTACATTAACACTTATTAGTTTAGTAGGATTTTCAGCAATGGCTGGTGTTGTCGGCGGCGGCGGAATTGGTGATTTGGCCATTCGTTTTGGTTATTACCGCTATGATAATACCATTATGATCGCAACAGTCGTTATTTTAATTATATTAGTTCAGTTAATTCAGCTAATTGGTGATAAAATCGCCAAAGCTGTTAATAAAAAATAA
- a CDS encoding MetQ/NlpA family ABC transporter substrate-binding protein, with protein MKKWVSSFILLFALTALAACGNTESKQSSDSKESTESKEIKIGATAGPYSDMVSKAIIPGLEEKGYKVGLVEFSDYIQPNKSLNNGDIQANLFQNSTYLENFSTSNKMDLTPLIIVPTAPMGIFSNTYKSLDEVKDGATVSLPNDPTNGARAFNTLQDEGFIKIDENADPATVSEKDIIENKKNLKFKPLEAGQLPRSVDSVDLAAVPGNFAIAANMDLLDAIALENMADHYRNVVAVKTDNKDAQFAKDIKAIVESEEFEKIIDEEFKGFGKPEWMENR; from the coding sequence ATGAAGAAATGGGTTAGTTCATTTATTCTATTATTCGCCTTAACAGCTCTTGCAGCATGCGGGAATACCGAAAGTAAACAAAGTAGTGATAGCAAAGAGAGCACAGAGTCAAAAGAAATTAAAATCGGAGCTACTGCTGGTCCTTACAGTGATATGGTTTCAAAAGCCATTATTCCTGGGTTGGAAGAAAAAGGATATAAAGTAGGGTTAGTCGAATTTAGTGATTATATTCAGCCTAATAAATCGTTGAACAATGGCGATATTCAAGCAAATCTATTTCAAAACTCGACATATCTAGAAAACTTCTCAACATCAAACAAGATGGATTTAACACCTTTAATTATTGTTCCAACAGCACCAATGGGGATCTTCTCAAACACATATAAATCTCTTGATGAAGTAAAAGATGGAGCAACTGTTTCACTACCGAATGATCCAACAAATGGAGCAAGAGCTTTCAATACATTGCAAGATGAAGGATTCATTAAAATTGATGAAAATGCAGACCCTGCAACAGTATCTGAAAAAGATATCATTGAAAACAAGAAAAACTTGAAATTTAAGCCGCTCGAAGCTGGACAGCTCCCTCGTTCTGTTGACAGTGTTGATTTAGCAGCTGTTCCTGGTAACTTCGCAATTGCTGCTAACATGGATTTACTTGACGCAATCGCTCTTGAAAATATGGCTGATCATTACCGTAATGTTGTTGCTGTAAAAACAGACAATAAAGATGCTCAATTTGCAAAAGACATAAAAGCAATCGTGGAGTCAGAAGAGTTTGAAAAAATTATCGATGAGGAATTTAAAGGATTCGGTAAACCTGAATGGATGGAAAACCGTTAA